In Shinella sp. XGS7, a single genomic region encodes these proteins:
- a CDS encoding alkaline phosphatase, protein MRSKPSTAPLLNTLHAHEPSRRHFVRGGMALAAGALVGLPGCGGGGEIDVRFTHGVASGDPLAERVMLWTRVRSVDDKDLRDIPLRWEVASDANFATLVASGETVASAASDFCAKVDAAGLKPGQRYWYRFAAYGQTSPVGRTRTLPTGAVSQVKLAVFSCSNYPTGYFNVYADLARRAEAESIDAALHLGDYIYEYGPDGYASANAKALGRVVDPAKEIVALDDYRRRYALYRSDPDLQALHAALPMIAVWDDHEIANDTWKNGAENHQSATEGEFAARKAAAMQAFHEWLPIRSGANREQIYRSFAFGNLLALHMLDTRVVGRDQQLDYKNYLGAGGSFKATAFASDVARPDRQLLGSTQAQWLQQQMSASSATWQVLGQQVLMGRMNIPAPILFEASAPGSGVSVSAYAAMAAKAQSNPASLTAQERAVLAQPSIPYNLDAWDGYAAAREALLASARQLDKNLVVLAGDTHNAWASDLLDAAGNQVGVEFATSSVTSPGFEEYLPKEKPETLAAALTQLIGPLEYCDTSRRGYLLLSANPSECRGDWIFVNTITSRDFSATLGKSLKVLPGAGQRKLTAV, encoded by the coding sequence ATGCGCTCCAAGCCCTCCACAGCTCCCCTGCTCAACACCCTGCACGCCCATGAACCCAGCCGCCGCCACTTCGTGCGCGGCGGCATGGCCCTGGCCGCCGGCGCCCTGGTGGGTCTGCCCGGCTGCGGCGGTGGCGGCGAGATCGATGTGCGATTCACGCACGGCGTGGCCAGCGGCGACCCGCTGGCCGAGCGCGTGATGCTCTGGACCCGCGTGCGCAGCGTTGACGACAAGGACCTGCGCGACATCCCCCTGCGCTGGGAAGTGGCCAGCGATGCAAACTTCGCCACCCTGGTGGCCAGCGGCGAGACCGTGGCCAGCGCCGCCAGCGATTTCTGCGCCAAGGTGGACGCCGCCGGCCTCAAGCCCGGCCAGCGCTACTGGTACCGCTTTGCCGCCTACGGCCAGACCTCGCCCGTGGGCCGCACCCGCACCCTGCCCACCGGCGCGGTGAGCCAGGTCAAGCTGGCCGTGTTCTCCTGCTCCAACTACCCGACCGGCTACTTCAACGTCTACGCCGATCTGGCGCGCCGCGCCGAGGCCGAGTCGATTGACGCCGCCCTGCACCTGGGCGACTACATCTACGAGTACGGCCCCGACGGCTATGCCAGCGCCAATGCCAAGGCCCTGGGCCGCGTGGTCGATCCGGCCAAGGAGATCGTGGCCCTGGACGACTACCGCCGCCGCTACGCCCTCTACCGCAGCGACCCCGATCTGCAGGCCCTGCACGCCGCCCTGCCCATGATCGCCGTCTGGGACGATCACGAGATCGCCAACGACACCTGGAAGAACGGCGCCGAGAACCACCAGAGCGCCACCGAGGGCGAGTTCGCCGCGCGCAAGGCTGCCGCCATGCAGGCCTTCCACGAGTGGCTGCCCATCCGCAGCGGCGCCAATCGCGAGCAGATCTACCGCAGCTTCGCCTTCGGCAATCTGCTGGCCCTGCACATGCTGGACACCCGCGTGGTGGGCCGCGACCAGCAGCTGGACTACAAGAACTACCTGGGCGCCGGCGGCAGCTTCAAGGCCACGGCCTTTGCCAGCGATGTGGCCCGCCCCGACCGCCAGCTGCTGGGCAGCACCCAGGCCCAATGGCTGCAGCAACAGATGAGCGCCTCCAGCGCCACCTGGCAGGTGCTGGGCCAGCAGGTGCTGATGGGCCGCATGAACATTCCCGCGCCCATCCTCTTCGAGGCCAGCGCGCCCGGCAGCGGCGTCTCGGTGAGCGCCTATGCCGCCATGGCCGCCAAGGCCCAGAGCAACCCTGCCAGCCTCACGGCCCAGGAGCGCGCCGTGCTGGCCCAGCCCAGCATCCCCTACAACCTGGACGCCTGGGACGGCTATGCCGCCGCCCGCGAGGCCCTGCTGGCCAGCGCCCGTCAGCTCGACAAGAACCTGGTGGTGCTGGCCGGCGACACCCACAACGCCTGGGCCAGCGATCTGCTGGACGCCGCGGGCAACCAGGTGGGTGTGGAGTTCGCCACCTCCTCGGTCACCTCGCCCGGCTTCGAGGAATACCTGCCCAAGGAAAAGCCCGAAACCCTGGCCGCCGCGCTCACCCAGCTGATCGGCCCGCTGGAGTACTGCGACACCTCGCGCCGCGGCTACCTGCTGCTCAGCGCCAACCCCAGCGAGTGCCGAGGCGACTGGATCTTCGTCAACACCATCACCAGCCGCGACTTCAGCGCCACCCTGGGCAAGAGCCTCAAGGTGCTGCCCGGTGCCGGCCAGCGCAAGCTCACGGCGGTCTGA